In Niveispirillum cyanobacteriorum, the following proteins share a genomic window:
- a CDS encoding LysR family transcriptional regulator: MNLRRLQHFEALYRLQSFARAADELAITQSALSRSLQKLEEELGAVLFDRTTHYVRPTDAGDRLIRPVQDVLAAAGNLDSAANQLTRPGSGTVRVGAGPYPMNPLLTRAIGRFGAAHEGVRVTVTGGTADVLLQGLVDRSLDLVICDISKFDGSAYADEVVVTALPREPLMIVTAASHPLPEGRGRREAVEQRPWALPRPAPGSEHRFAPAIRTRIAQRSFPDYELDSTLACLEVVRQGPAVTVVPRSLGLAASLDGSLTCYAMAAGEQTNDGIHLLRNRSQSAAVTAFVKALRETAQSVVAAG; encoded by the coding sequence ATGAACCTGCGCCGGCTTCAGCATTTCGAGGCTTTGTACCGCCTGCAAAGCTTCGCACGGGCCGCCGACGAACTGGCCATCACCCAATCGGCATTGAGCCGCAGCCTCCAGAAGCTGGAGGAGGAGCTGGGTGCCGTCCTGTTCGACCGGACCACCCATTATGTCCGGCCCACCGATGCCGGCGACCGGCTGATCCGCCCCGTACAGGATGTGCTGGCCGCCGCCGGCAACCTGGACAGTGCCGCCAACCAGTTGACCCGACCCGGGTCAGGCACGGTCCGGGTCGGCGCCGGCCCCTATCCCATGAACCCACTGCTGACCCGCGCCATTGGCCGGTTTGGAGCGGCGCATGAAGGGGTGCGGGTCACCGTGACCGGCGGAACGGCGGATGTGTTGCTGCAAGGTCTGGTCGACCGCTCGCTGGACCTTGTCATCTGCGATATCAGCAAGTTCGACGGGTCCGCCTATGCCGACGAGGTGGTGGTGACAGCCCTGCCGCGTGAACCGCTGATGATCGTCACCGCCGCGTCCCATCCCCTGCCCGAGGGACGGGGACGACGGGAAGCGGTAGAGCAGCGGCCCTGGGCCCTACCCCGCCCGGCACCGGGAAGCGAGCACCGCTTCGCCCCCGCCATCCGCACCCGCATCGCCCAGCGCAGCTTTCCCGACTATGAGCTGGACAGCACGCTTGCCTGCCTGGAGGTGGTACGGCAGGGGCCGGCCGTCACCGTCGTGCCCCGGTCACTGGGCCTGGCCGCCAGCCTTGACGGGTCCCTGACCTGTTATGCCATGGCAGCGGGCGAACAAACCAATGACGGTATCCACCTTCTGCGCAACCGCAGCCAGAGTGCGGCGGTTACGGCGTTTGTGAAGGCGTTGCGGGAGACGGCGCAGTCAGTGGTCGCGGCAGGGTGA
- a CDS encoding phytanoyl-CoA dioxygenase family protein — protein sequence MQFDWMRWLIRRQNGFNNSPYPEETMKYEQQREQFQREGYAVFERVLEGELLDILRAQCGRMVEREDARLDALGVDVDGITHRGNRYFAGECQRVQPELREMLFSDVMADICRATIGDDAYFFYDQYVVKGAGGGMSFSWHQDSGYVVGNGGPPDHKPYLTCWCTLDDTTIENGTVRVLPFSQVPATREGIVPHVRQPGTNDLVGWTGDEEGVVVEVPAGSVVAFSSLLLHATGANRTDRMRRVYLAQYSPEVILNPGTKQLRRNAIPVLRNGKQVTFA from the coding sequence ATGCAATTCGATTGGATGCGATGGCTGATCCGGCGGCAGAATGGTTTCAACAACAGCCCGTACCCGGAGGAAACCATGAAGTACGAACAGCAGCGCGAACAGTTCCAGCGTGAAGGCTACGCCGTTTTCGAACGCGTGCTAGAAGGCGAATTGCTGGATATCCTGCGCGCGCAGTGTGGCCGCATGGTGGAGCGGGAGGATGCGCGGCTGGACGCGCTGGGCGTGGATGTCGACGGCATCACCCATCGCGGCAACCGCTATTTCGCAGGGGAATGCCAGCGGGTACAGCCGGAACTGCGCGAAATGCTGTTCTCCGACGTGATGGCCGATATCTGCCGCGCCACCATCGGCGACGACGCCTATTTCTTCTATGACCAATATGTGGTGAAGGGGGCGGGCGGCGGCATGTCCTTCAGCTGGCATCAGGACAGTGGCTATGTCGTGGGCAACGGCGGCCCGCCGGACCATAAGCCCTATCTGACCTGCTGGTGCACCCTTGACGACACCACCATCGAAAACGGCACCGTCCGCGTCCTGCCTTTCAGCCAGGTTCCCGCCACGCGTGAAGGTATCGTCCCGCATGTGCGCCAGCCCGGTACCAACGATCTGGTCGGTTGGACTGGCGACGAGGAAGGGGTGGTGGTGGAGGTACCCGCCGGCAGTGTGGTGGCCTTCTCCTCCCTGCTGTTGCACGCCACGGGTGCCAATCGCACTGACCGCATGCGTCGTGTTTATCTGGCGCAGTATAGTCCGGAGGTGATCCTGAACCCCGGTACCAAACAGCTTCGCCGCAACGCCATCCCGGTGCTTCGCAATGGCAAGCAGGTGACATTTGCCTGA
- a CDS encoding Orn/Lys/Arg decarboxylase N-terminal domain-containing protein, producing MDFFRRFNFLVCAPAFEADELEGSRLQDIIGEVERLGFEVTKARRIEDAELAIRTDAAIGCMVLDWGKRWSEGKAAALISLVRARGLEMPIVLLVRRKRLEDIPVEVMREIDGYVFLAEETPQFIAKNLISRLRQYAETLKTPFFGALVDYAEEGNQMWTCPGHNGGIFYSRSPIGRIFVEHLGEAIFRDDLDNSVVDLGDLLVHEGPALRAQKEAAKIFGAERTYFVLNGTSASNKVVLGALVAEDDLVLFDRNNHKAAHHGALLLGQGTPIFLETDRNAHGLIGPIDYEALDEDKIREKIRTNPWVKDPDAWKKPRPFRVAVIQQCSYDGTINNADMLVEKLGPLCDYIMFDEAWAGFMKFHPLFQGRYGMGVKNLGPDSPGIITTQSTHKQLASFSQASQIHVKDKHIGDIERRVEHRRFNESFLQHASTSPFYPIFASLDVGAQMMKGKSGEVLWDDTIRLGIETRKKLRAIAREFIDKESDPARQWFFDPFVPDVTRFDGRDVRWEDVPTDELARDPAHWMLEPGRGWHGFSHLGPNYAMTDPNKLTILTPGFDRRTGAYLDQGIPAPVVAEYLRENQIVPEKNDLNSLLFLLTPGVESSKAGGLMSALIFFKRLHDDNALLDDIMPDFVRRRAPRYNGVRLGDLCRDIHSFYREHNISALQRAQFRPEHLPEMAMLPHKAAKQLVRNKVDFVTLDQLPGRIATTLMLVYPPGIATVLPGERLTEAARPMIDYLKVFEKGANLFPGFDNEIQGVYRKQDADGRIRFYTYVVRE from the coding sequence ATGGATTTCTTCCGCCGCTTCAATTTCCTGGTCTGCGCCCCCGCCTTTGAGGCGGATGAACTGGAGGGGTCGCGGCTTCAGGACATCATCGGCGAGGTGGAGCGTCTGGGCTTCGAGGTGACCAAGGCCCGCCGCATCGAGGATGCCGAACTGGCCATCCGCACCGACGCCGCCATCGGCTGCATGGTGCTGGACTGGGGTAAGCGCTGGTCGGAAGGCAAGGCAGCGGCCCTGATCTCCTTGGTACGGGCGCGCGGGCTGGAAATGCCCATCGTGCTGCTGGTGCGGCGCAAGCGGCTGGAGGATATCCCGGTGGAGGTGATGCGGGAGATTGACGGCTATGTCTTCCTGGCCGAAGAAACCCCGCAATTCATCGCCAAGAACCTGATCAGCCGTCTGCGCCAATATGCCGAAACCCTGAAGACGCCGTTCTTTGGTGCCCTGGTCGATTATGCCGAAGAAGGCAACCAGATGTGGACCTGTCCGGGCCATAATGGCGGCATCTTCTACAGCCGCAGCCCCATCGGCCGCATCTTTGTGGAACATCTGGGCGAGGCGATTTTCCGCGACGATCTGGATAATTCCGTCGTCGATCTGGGCGACCTGCTGGTGCATGAAGGACCGGCGCTGCGCGCCCAGAAGGAAGCCGCCAAGATCTTCGGGGCGGAGCGCACCTATTTCGTGCTGAACGGTACCTCGGCGTCCAACAAGGTCGTGCTGGGTGCCCTGGTAGCCGAAGACGACCTTGTTCTGTTCGACCGCAACAACCACAAGGCCGCCCATCATGGCGCCCTGCTGCTGGGTCAGGGCACGCCGATCTTCCTGGAAACCGACCGCAACGCCCACGGCCTGATCGGCCCCATCGATTATGAGGCGCTGGACGAGGACAAGATCCGCGAGAAAATCCGCACCAATCCCTGGGTGAAGGACCCCGATGCCTGGAAGAAGCCGCGGCCCTTCCGTGTGGCCGTGATCCAGCAATGTTCCTATGACGGCACCATCAATAATGCTGACATGCTGGTCGAGAAGCTGGGCCCCTTATGTGATTACATCATGTTCGACGAGGCCTGGGCCGGCTTCATGAAGTTCCACCCGCTGTTCCAGGGTCGCTATGGCATGGGGGTGAAGAACCTGGGTCCAGACAGCCCCGGCATCATCACCACCCAGTCAACACACAAGCAATTGGCCAGCTTCAGCCAAGCATCGCAGATCCATGTGAAGGACAAGCATATCGGCGATATTGAACGGCGCGTCGAACATCGCCGCTTCAATGAAAGCTTCCTGCAGCACGCCTCCACCAGCCCCTTCTATCCCATCTTCGCCTCGCTGGATGTCGGCGCACAGATGATGAAGGGCAAGTCGGGAGAGGTCCTGTGGGACGATACGATCCGCCTGGGCATTGAAACCCGCAAAAAGCTGCGCGCCATCGCACGGGAATTCATCGACAAGGAAAGCGATCCCGCCCGCCAATGGTTCTTTGACCCATTCGTCCCCGACGTCACCCGGTTCGACGGGCGTGATGTGCGGTGGGAGGATGTGCCGACCGATGAGCTGGCCCGCGATCCGGCGCATTGGATGCTGGAACCGGGTCGCGGCTGGCACGGGTTCAGCCATCTTGGCCCCAACTATGCCATGACCGACCCGAACAAGCTGACTATCCTGACACCGGGCTTCGACCGGCGTACCGGCGCCTATCTGGATCAGGGGATACCGGCCCCGGTGGTGGCCGAGTACTTACGCGAAAACCAGATTGTGCCGGAAAAGAACGACCTGAATTCGCTGCTGTTCCTACTGACCCCCGGCGTGGAAAGCAGCAAGGCCGGCGGGTTGATGAGCGCGTTGATCTTCTTCAAGCGCCTGCATGACGACAATGCCCTGCTGGACGACATCATGCCCGATTTCGTGCGTCGCCGGGCACCGCGCTATAACGGCGTACGGCTGGGCGACCTGTGCCGCGACATTCACAGCTTCTATCGCGAGCATAATATCAGCGCGTTGCAGCGTGCGCAGTTCCGGCCCGAACATCTGCCGGAAATGGCCATGCTGCCGCACAAGGCGGCCAAGCAGCTGGTCCGCAACAAGGTGGATTTTGTCACCCTGGACCAGTTGCCGGGCCGCATCGCCACCACCTTGATGCTGGTCTATCCACCCGGCATCGCCACCGTCCTGCCGGGAGAGCGGCTGACGGAGGCCGCGCGCCCCATGATCGATTACCTGAAAGTGTTCGAGAAGGGGGCCAACCTGTTCCCCGGCTTCGACAATGAAATCCAGGGCGTCTATCGCAAGCAGGATGCCGATGGACGCATCCGGTTCTATACCTATGTGGTGCGGGAATAA
- a CDS encoding sugar phosphate isomerase/epimerase family protein produces the protein MPRLLILQSVWGMDRCSGFDVWNDLETALQAMVDAGFDGAGTNLVRKERTAITSRFMNERGLAWEAQVLVHSADELDRFADEAASLSAHHLNVQIAGPMDRVTNAVRLVESLERVRERAGLPIFYETHRARLTQDLPFCLRMLDALPAIPLTADLCHYVVAGEWDLPVDEAKHAAIARVLRQARAFHGRIATAHQVQAPVGGHHRPWLDLFLGWWRQGFAQWREQAAADDTLSFMVELGPPPYAVVDAGGRELTDRWAEARQMMALVRGLWE, from the coding sequence ATGCCCCGTCTTCTGATCCTGCAATCCGTCTGGGGGATGGATCGCTGTTCCGGCTTCGATGTCTGGAACGACCTTGAAACGGCATTGCAGGCCATGGTCGATGCCGGGTTCGACGGGGCGGGCACCAATCTGGTGCGCAAGGAACGCACCGCCATCACATCCCGCTTCATGAATGAACGCGGCTTGGCCTGGGAAGCCCAGGTGCTTGTGCACAGCGCCGACGAACTGGACCGATTCGCAGACGAAGCGGCGTCATTGTCCGCCCACCATCTGAATGTGCAGATCGCGGGGCCGATGGACCGGGTGACCAACGCAGTCCGGCTGGTGGAAAGCCTGGAGCGGGTGCGCGAGCGGGCAGGACTGCCGATCTTTTACGAGACGCATCGTGCCCGGCTGACCCAGGACCTGCCGTTCTGCCTGCGCATGCTGGACGCCCTGCCCGCCATCCCGCTGACCGCCGACCTTTGCCATTATGTGGTGGCCGGCGAATGGGACCTGCCCGTCGATGAGGCCAAGCACGCCGCCATCGCCCGCGTCCTGCGTCAGGCCAGGGCCTTTCATGGCCGCATCGCCACCGCGCATCAGGTGCAGGCCCCCGTCGGCGGGCATCACCGGCCCTGGCTGGACCTGTTTCTGGGCTGGTGGCGGCAGGGCTTTGCACAGTGGCGGGAACAGGCCGCAGCCGACGATACGTTGAGCTTCATGGTGGAACTGGGTCCACCGCCCTATGCCGTGGTGGATGCGGGCGGGCGGGAACTGACCGACCGCTGGGCCGAGGCGCGCCAGATGATGGCGCTGGTGCGGGGGCTGTGGGAATAG
- a CDS encoding LysR substrate-binding domain-containing protein — protein MRMRQIEAFRAVMMSGGVTAASAMLNISQPSVSRLIADLEYAVGFPLFERRGGRVHPTAQAETLFEAVQRSFTGLDLLTQAARRIRAHPVGTVRIACLSAIATAVLPPVMARFRERYGEVKVTVEALGQRAIEDRVFLGQADLGIGVASAPREGIRVTPLIRADYVCALPPGHRLAGKASLQVGDLAGESFIGPMHEADALWNGIDSALAAHGVMVERLLECQQSLPIYAYVEAGLGLAIVEPFSARLFRRLGVEIRPVRPAIGFDFTLLEPDIGPTPPPVSWLADVVRQEAASCLAGS, from the coding sequence ATGCGGATGCGACAGATTGAGGCGTTCAGGGCAGTGATGATGAGTGGCGGGGTCACCGCCGCATCCGCCATGCTGAACATCTCCCAGCCATCGGTCAGCCGCCTGATCGCCGATCTGGAATATGCGGTGGGTTTTCCACTGTTTGAACGGCGGGGCGGGCGGGTGCATCCCACGGCCCAGGCGGAGACGCTGTTTGAGGCGGTGCAGCGATCCTTCACAGGCCTGGACCTGCTGACCCAAGCGGCACGGCGCATCCGGGCCCATCCGGTGGGAACGGTGCGCATCGCCTGCCTGTCGGCCATCGCCACCGCCGTTCTGCCCCCGGTCATGGCCCGGTTCAGGGAACGGTACGGGGAAGTGAAGGTGACGGTGGAGGCGCTGGGACAACGCGCTATTGAGGACAGGGTGTTCCTGGGTCAGGCCGACCTGGGCATCGGCGTGGCTTCGGCCCCGCGTGAGGGTATCCGCGTCACGCCACTGATCCGCGCCGATTATGTCTGCGCCCTGCCCCCCGGACACCGGTTGGCCGGGAAGGCTAGTTTGCAGGTGGGTGATCTGGCCGGCGAAAGCTTCATTGGCCCCATGCATGAGGCGGATGCCCTGTGGAACGGCATCGATTCCGCCCTCGCGGCTCATGGGGTGATGGTGGAACGGCTACTGGAATGCCAGCAGTCCCTGCCCATCTATGCCTATGTCGAGGCGGGGCTGGGCCTGGCCATTGTTGAGCCGTTTTCGGCCCGGCTGTTCCGCCGGCTCGGCGTTGAAATACGGCCCGTGCGGCCTGCCATCGGCTTTGACTTCACCTTGCTGGAACCCGATATCGGTCCCACCCCGCCACCGGTTTCCTGGCTGGCCGACGTCGTGCGACAGGAAGCAGCGTCCTGTCTGGCGGGGTCATAG
- a CDS encoding TetR/AcrR family transcriptional regulator, with protein sequence MTTTPRKFSRIQPELRRENLVAATLRCLAEHGHAGVSVRKIAAAADVSIGLINHYYPSIDQLISHAYETLSGGIADGLLKASEAGADPRDSLSRFITESFGPAILDPKMLGVWVVFWSMVRHSADMAAVQQRTYGQYRAALERHLGALAEQKGLPAMNIRAAATALNAMLDGLWLTWCLNPADFSVQEGVAMCEGWVDAFAAGLFAERLRA encoded by the coding sequence ATGACCACGACCCCCCGGAAATTTTCCCGCATCCAGCCGGAACTGCGCCGGGAAAATCTGGTGGCGGCGACCCTGCGCTGTCTGGCGGAACATGGCCATGCCGGTGTGTCGGTGCGCAAGATCGCGGCGGCGGCCGATGTCTCCATCGGCCTGATCAACCATTATTATCCCAGCATCGACCAACTGATCAGCCACGCCTATGAGACGCTGTCCGGCGGCATCGCCGACGGCCTGCTGAAGGCGTCGGAAGCGGGGGCTGACCCGCGCGACAGCCTGTCCCGCTTCATCACGGAAAGCTTCGGCCCCGCCATCCTAGACCCTAAAATGCTGGGTGTGTGGGTGGTGTTCTGGAGCATGGTACGCCATTCCGCCGACATGGCCGCGGTACAGCAGCGCACCTATGGTCAGTACCGCGCCGCCCTGGAGCGCCATCTGGGTGCGCTGGCCGAACAGAAGGGCCTGCCAGCCATGAATATCCGGGCGGCAGCCACCGCGCTGAACGCGATGCTGGACGGGCTCTGGCTCACCTGGTGCCTGAACCCTGCCGATTTCAGCGTGCAGGAAGGGGTTGCCATGTGCGAGGGCTGGGTGGATGCATTCGCCGCCGGCCTGTTCGCTGAGCGATTGAGGGCCTGA
- a CDS encoding amino acid permease: protein MRNRSQKIGPLGAGAIVAGNMIGSGIFLLPVSLGAIGSITLVGWIAVLLGCLILGWVCSRLAMLRPGGLGLTGQVHDALGRYLGFQSAFVYWIATWFGNVAIALAVTGYLGTFFASIKVPMVLAGVTIAIIWLTTLVNLWGARLIARFEGVALVLGLAPVLLVGGLGWAWFDPAIFRASWNVTGGSDLSAITASLGLIIWAFLGLESAAIVAAVVKRPERDVPLATAGGIGVAGVTYIIACTALSGVMPAAELAASTAPFAEVAARIWGPVAASILALCAMVKAAGTLAGWMLVGAETAEAAAELGLFPRMLSRINAHGAPSRNLIVTALLMTIVCISTLSATLGEQFSMVINMAVILNVLVYVYACLSLLRLSGEVPAGMERLRVRGAALVGLGFGVLIIALSEGWMLGVAALILLLTVPLYLLRRRHAAAP, encoded by the coding sequence ATGAGAAACCGCAGCCAGAAGATCGGCCCTTTGGGGGCCGGGGCCATCGTTGCGGGCAATATGATCGGGTCGGGCATCTTTTTGCTGCCGGTCAGCCTGGGCGCCATCGGGTCCATCACCCTTGTTGGCTGGATAGCAGTCCTGCTGGGATGCCTGATCCTGGGCTGGGTCTGTTCGCGCCTGGCCATGCTGCGACCGGGCGGACTGGGCCTGACGGGGCAAGTGCATGACGCGCTGGGTCGCTACCTGGGCTTCCAGTCGGCCTTCGTCTATTGGATCGCCACATGGTTCGGGAATGTCGCCATCGCGCTGGCCGTCACCGGCTATCTCGGCACCTTTTTTGCCTCGATCAAGGTGCCGATGGTGCTGGCCGGGGTGACCATCGCCATCATCTGGCTGACGACGCTCGTCAATCTCTGGGGTGCCCGCCTGATCGCACGGTTCGAGGGGGTAGCCCTGGTGCTGGGGCTGGCGCCGGTGCTGCTGGTCGGCGGGTTGGGCTGGGCGTGGTTTGATCCGGCGATTTTCCGGGCCTCCTGGAATGTGACGGGCGGATCGGACCTGTCGGCCATCACCGCCTCGCTGGGTCTGATTATCTGGGCCTTTCTGGGTCTGGAGAGTGCGGCCATCGTGGCAGCGGTGGTGAAACGGCCGGAACGCGATGTGCCGCTGGCCACGGCGGGCGGCATCGGCGTGGCGGGTGTCACCTATATCATCGCCTGCACGGCCCTGTCGGGCGTGATGCCGGCAGCGGAACTGGCTGCCTCCACCGCGCCGTTCGCAGAGGTGGCGGCCCGCATCTGGGGACCGGTGGCGGCCAGCATCCTGGCGCTGTGTGCCATGGTGAAGGCGGCGGGCACGCTTGCCGGATGGATGCTGGTGGGGGCCGAAACGGCCGAGGCGGCGGCGGAACTGGGCCTGTTCCCGCGCATGCTGTCGCGCATCAACGCCCATGGCGCGCCGTCGCGCAACCTGATCGTCACCGCCTTGCTGATGACCATCGTCTGCATCTCCACCCTGTCGGCCACGCTGGGCGAACAGTTCAGCATGGTGATCAACATGGCGGTGATCCTGAATGTGCTGGTCTATGTCTATGCCTGCCTGTCGCTGCTGCGCCTGTCAGGGGAGGTGCCGGCGGGGATGGAACGGCTGCGGGTACGGGGAGCCGCCTTGGTGGGGTTGGGCTTCGGCGTCCTGATCATCGCCCTGTCGGAAGGGTGGATGCTGGGGGTGGCCGCACTGATCCTGCTGCTGACGGTGCCGCTCTATCTGCTGCGGCGGCGGCATGCGGCAGCACCTTAA
- a CDS encoding aromatic ring-hydroxylating oxygenase subunit alpha yields the protein MADAIPDADDDVSLPGWIYRDADFLAAEREVIFRRAWQIVCHNNDIPQPGDYHSFAFMGENIVVLRGDDGVVRAFHNLCRHRAARLLDGEAGNCGRRITCPYHAWTYGTDGTLLGVPHRREFPDFQLADYPLLTVEHEIYHGFIFIRLEAGGPSVAEMMRPYAHEIEPYRLSELVPLGRVTLRPRAVNWKNVGDNYSDSLHINVAHPGLTRLFGQGYGLEAQEWVDKMWGRLIDVPSKNRSERFYQTYLPTVPHLPAERQRLWTYFKLWPNQAFDIYPDQIDFMQWIPTSPTDSVIREIAYVHPDARREMRAVRYANWRINRQVSLEDKTLIERVQQGMGSRAYTTGPLGRNEVSLRSFARRIRALIPESRLPQAPTPGWSGRTR from the coding sequence ATGGCCGATGCGATCCCCGACGCCGACGATGATGTCAGCCTGCCGGGGTGGATCTATCGTGACGCGGATTTCCTGGCGGCAGAGCGGGAGGTGATCTTCCGCCGCGCGTGGCAGATCGTCTGTCACAATAATGATATCCCGCAGCCGGGCGACTATCACAGCTTCGCGTTCATGGGCGAAAACATCGTGGTGCTGCGGGGCGATGACGGGGTGGTCCGCGCCTTCCACAATCTCTGCCGTCACCGCGCGGCCCGCCTTCTGGATGGGGAGGCCGGGAATTGCGGGCGGCGCATCACCTGCCCGTACCATGCCTGGACCTATGGCACCGACGGGACCCTGCTGGGTGTGCCGCATCGCCGGGAATTCCCGGATTTCCAGTTGGCCGACTATCCGCTGCTGACCGTGGAGCATGAGATCTATCACGGCTTCATCTTCATCCGGCTGGAGGCTGGCGGGCCCAGCGTGGCGGAGATGATGCGACCCTATGCGCATGAGATCGAACCCTACCGCCTGTCTGAACTGGTGCCGCTGGGCCGGGTCACGCTGCGGCCACGGGCGGTCAATTGGAAGAATGTCGGCGATAATTATTCCGACAGCCTGCATATCAATGTCGCCCATCCCGGCCTAACCCGCCTGTTCGGCCAAGGTTACGGGCTAGAGGCGCAGGAATGGGTCGACAAGATGTGGGGCCGTCTGATCGATGTGCCGTCAAAGAACCGGTCGGAACGGTTCTATCAGACCTATCTGCCGACCGTGCCCCACCTTCCGGCGGAACGGCAGCGGCTCTGGACTTATTTCAAGCTCTGGCCCAATCAGGCGTTCGATATTTATCCCGATCAGATCGACTTCATGCAGTGGATCCCCACCTCCCCCACCGACAGCGTGATCCGGGAGATCGCCTATGTGCATCCCGATGCGCGGCGAGAGATGCGGGCCGTGCGCTATGCCAACTGGCGCATCAACCGGCAGGTCAGCCTGGAGGATAAGACGCTGATCGAACGGGTGCAGCAGGGCATGGGCAGCCGCGCCTATACGACCGGCCCGCTGGGCCGCAACGAGGTATCGCTGCGCAGCTTTGCCCGGCGTATCCGCGCGCTGATCCCCGAAAGCCGCCTGCCCCAGGCCCCGACACCGGGGTGGAGCGGGCGTACCCGTTGA
- a CDS encoding phytoene desaturase family protein, whose amino-acid sequence MRDVVIIGGGHNGLVCATYLAKAGLSVAVLERRHVVGGAAVTEEFHPGFRNSVAAYTVSLLNPKVIQDMDLAAHGLKVVEREVSNFLPFDDGTHLMTGGNGLTRQQVAKFSARDAERLDDYDRVTGAIADVLRDLVLQTPPNVVQGGLFAALPELLKMARLGGRLNKLDIDLQRELLDLFAMSAGHYLDRWFESVPVKAVFGFDSIVGNFASPYTPGSAYVLLHHVFGEVNGKKGAWGHAIGGMGAITQAMAKSAMAAGVEIITDAAVTEVIVEKGRAVGAVTANGTAVRGRLVVSNLNPRLLFGKLVAANEQPAEFNRRITNWRCGSGTFRMNVALSELPDFTSLPGKDRAPHHTAGIIIAPGLDYMDRAFMDARRDGWSKNPIVEVLIPSTLDSTLAPKGQHVASLFCQHVAPELPDGASWDDHRETVADLMIDTVNRYAPNFKASVIGRQINSPLDLERTFGLVGGDIFHGALDLNQIFSARPMLGHADYRTPIKGLYQCGSGTHPGGGVTGAPGHNAAREIIADIHARRI is encoded by the coding sequence ATGCGCGACGTTGTGATCATCGGTGGCGGCCATAATGGTCTGGTCTGCGCCACTTATCTGGCCAAGGCTGGCCTGTCGGTCGCGGTTCTGGAACGCCGGCATGTGGTGGGCGGGGCGGCAGTGACGGAGGAATTCCATCCCGGCTTCCGCAACTCCGTGGCCGCCTACACCGTCTCGCTGCTGAACCCCAAGGTGATCCAGGACATGGATCTGGCGGCCCATGGGTTGAAGGTGGTCGAACGGGAAGTCTCGAACTTCCTGCCGTTCGATGATGGCACCCACCTGATGACGGGCGGCAACGGGCTGACCCGGCAGCAGGTCGCGAAATTCTCCGCCCGGGATGCCGAACGGCTGGACGATTATGATCGGGTGACGGGCGCCATCGCCGATGTGCTGCGCGATCTGGTGCTGCAAACCCCGCCGAACGTAGTGCAGGGCGGGCTGTTTGCTGCTTTGCCGGAACTGTTGAAGATGGCGCGGCTGGGCGGGCGTCTGAACAAGCTGGACATCGACCTTCAACGCGAATTGCTGGACCTGTTCGCCATGTCCGCCGGCCATTACCTGGACCGCTGGTTCGAAAGCGTGCCGGTGAAAGCGGTGTTCGGCTTTGACAGTATCGTCGGTAATTTCGCCAGCCCCTATACGCCCGGCTCCGCCTATGTCCTGCTGCACCATGTGTTCGGGGAGGTGAATGGCAAGAAGGGCGCCTGGGGCCACGCCATCGGCGGCATGGGCGCCATCACCCAGGCCATGGCCAAATCGGCAATGGCAGCCGGGGTGGAGATCATCACCGACGCCGCCGTGACGGAAGTGATCGTTGAGAAGGGCCGGGCCGTGGGGGCCGTCACCGCCAATGGGACCGCCGTGCGTGGCCGGCTGGTCGTGTCCAACCTGAACCCGCGCCTGCTGTTCGGAAAGCTGGTGGCCGCCAATGAGCAGCCGGCGGAATTCAACCGCCGCATCACCAACTGGCGCTGCGGGTCCGGCACCTTCCGCATGAATGTGGCGCTGTCGGAACTGCCTGACTTCACCAGCCTGCCCGGCAAGGACCGCGCCCCGCACCATACCGCGGGCATCATCATCGCGCCGGGCCTGGATTACATGGATCGCGCCTTTATGGATGCGCGCCGCGACGGGTGGTCAAAGAACCCCATCGTGGAGGTGCTGATCCCCTCCACGCTCGACAGCACGCTGGCACCCAAGGGCCAGCATGTGGCCAGCCTGTTCTGTCAGCATGTGGCGCCGGAACTGCCGGATGGTGCTTCCTGGGACGATCACCGCGAGACGGTGGCCGACCTGATGATCGACACCGTCAACCGCTACGCCCCCAATTTCAAGGCATCGGTCATCGGCCGGCAGATCAACAGTCCGCTGGATCTGGAGCGGACCTTCGGGCTGGTCGGGGGGGACATTTTCCACGGCGCGCTGGACCTGAACCAGATCTTCTCCGCCCGCCCCATGCTGGGCCATGCCGATTACCGCACGCCGATCAAGGGCCTGTACCAGTGCGGGTCCGGCACCCATCCGGGCGGCGGCGTCACCGGCGCACCAGGCCACAATGCCGCGCGGGAGATCATTGCCGACATCCATGCACGGCGGATTTAG